One Pantoea trifolii DNA segment encodes these proteins:
- a CDS encoding YajQ family cyclic di-GMP-binding protein, with protein sequence MPSFDIVSEVELSEVRNAVENASREISTRFDFRNVSATIELNEKNETIKLSSESDFQVKQLVDILREKLLKRGIEGAAIEVPEEIVHSGKSWSVEAKLKKGIESDIAKKLVKLIKDSKLKVQTQIQGEELRVTGKSRDDLQGAMALVRGGNLGQPFQFKNFRD encoded by the coding sequence ATGCCATCTTTCGATATCGTTTCCGAAGTCGAATTGTCGGAAGTGCGAAATGCCGTGGAGAATGCGAGCCGCGAGATCTCAACCCGTTTCGATTTCCGTAACGTGAGCGCAACCATTGAGCTCAACGAAAAGAATGAGACCATCAAACTCAGCAGCGAATCTGATTTTCAGGTAAAGCAGCTGGTGGATATTCTGCGCGAAAAGCTGCTGAAGCGTGGCATTGAAGGCGCGGCGATTGAAGTGCCAGAAGAGATCGTGCACAGCGGTAAAAGCTGGTCGGTGGAAGCCAAGCTGAAGAAAGGTATCGAAAGCGATATCGCGAAAAAGCTGGTGAAGCTGATTAAAGACAGCAAGCTGAAAGTGCAGACGCAGATTCAGGGTGAAGAACTGCGCGTAACCGGTAAGTCACGCGACGATCTGCAAGGTGCGATGGCGCTGGTGCGCGGTGGCAACCTCGGTCAGCCTTTCCAGTTCAAAAACTTCCGCGACTAA